The proteins below are encoded in one region of Bacillus vallismortis:
- the kinC gene encoding two-component sensor histidine kinase KinC yields the protein MRKYQARIISIILAMIFIMFWDYLFYFIGKNPINWPVDIVYTAVTLTSVWMLAYYIDEKQQLVQKMKDNEWKYKQLSEEKNRIMDNLQEIVFQTNAKGEITYLNQAWAAITGFSISECMGTMYNDYFIKEKHVADHINTQIQNKASSGMFTAKYVTKNGTIFWGEVHYKLYYDRDDQFTGSLGTMSDITERKEAEDELIEINERLARESQKLSITSELAAGIAHEVRNPLTSVSGFLQIMKTQYPDRKGYFDIIFSEIKRIDLVLSELLLLAKPQAVAFKAHHLNEILKQVTTLLDTNAILSNIVIEKNFKETESCIINGDENQLKQVFINIIKNGIEAMPQGGVVTISTAKTASHAVISVKDEGNGMPQEKLKQIGKPFYSTKEKGTGLGLAICLRILKEHDGELKIESEAGKGSVFQVVLPFKPNG from the coding sequence ATGAGAAAATATCAAGCACGTATCATTTCCATCATCTTGGCAATGATTTTTATTATGTTTTGGGATTATTTATTTTATTTTATAGGCAAAAACCCGATTAATTGGCCTGTTGATATTGTGTATACTGCAGTCACGTTAACAAGTGTCTGGATGCTGGCTTATTATATTGATGAAAAACAGCAGCTGGTTCAAAAAATGAAGGATAATGAATGGAAGTATAAACAGCTTTCTGAAGAAAAAAACCGCATCATGGATAATTTGCAGGAAATCGTATTTCAAACGAATGCCAAAGGTGAAATTACATATTTAAACCAAGCGTGGGCCGCCATAACCGGCTTTTCCATCAGTGAATGTATGGGCACAATGTATAATGATTACTTCATAAAAGAAAAGCACGTAGCCGACCACATCAACACCCAAATTCAAAACAAAGCCTCTTCTGGCATGTTTACGGCAAAATACGTGACAAAGAATGGCACGATTTTTTGGGGAGAAGTTCATTATAAACTTTACTACGATCGAGATGACCAATTTACAGGCAGCCTGGGCACAATGTCAGATATCACTGAGCGGAAAGAAGCCGAAGATGAGCTTATTGAGATTAATGAACGGCTGGCGAGAGAATCACAGAAACTGTCAATCACAAGTGAACTTGCCGCCGGGATTGCACATGAGGTCAGAAACCCTTTAACCTCTGTCAGCGGTTTCCTTCAGATTATGAAAACACAATATCCAGACAGAAAAGGTTATTTTGACATCATTTTTTCAGAGATTAAAAGAATTGATTTGGTGCTCAGCGAGCTGTTGCTGCTTGCAAAACCGCAGGCGGTCGCATTTAAGGCGCATCACCTCAACGAGATCCTGAAACAAGTTACGACATTGCTTGATACCAATGCAATTTTGTCCAATATCGTCATAGAAAAAAATTTCAAAGAGACAGAGAGCTGTATCATTAACGGAGACGAAAATCAGCTGAAGCAGGTCTTTATCAATATCATTAAAAATGGAATTGAGGCAATGCCACAAGGCGGTGTCGTTACCATTTCAACCGCTAAGACAGCCTCTCACGCCGTGATAAGCGTAAAAGATGAAGGAAACGGCATGCCCCAGGAAAAGCTTAAGCAGATTGGCAAACCTTTTTATTCAACCAAAGAAAAGGGCACGGGACTCGGACTTGCCATTTGTTTAAGAATCTTGAAGGAGCATGACGGAGAATTGAAAATCGAAAGTGAAGCTGGAAAAGGCAGTGTCTTTCAAGTTGTTTTGCCTTTTAAACCAAACGGCTGA
- the abhA gene encoding transcriptional regulator AbhA, producing MKSIGVVRKVDELGRIVMPIELRRALDIAIKDSIEFFVDGDKIILKKYKPHGVCLMTGEITSDNKEYGNGKITLSPEGAQLLLEEIQAALKE from the coding sequence ATGAAATCAATAGGTGTTGTGAGAAAAGTAGATGAGTTAGGGCGTATTGTCATGCCGATCGAATTAAGACGGGCATTGGATATTGCGATAAAAGACAGCATTGAGTTTTTTGTTGACGGAGATAAAATTATCTTGAAAAAGTATAAACCTCATGGGGTTTGTTTAATGACCGGAGAAATCACTTCAGATAATAAAGAATACGGCAATGGTAAGATTACGTTAAGCCCTGAGGGGGCACAGCTGCTTCTCGAAGAAATCCAAGCCGCTTTAAAAGAATAA
- the mreBH gene encoding cell shape-determining protein MreBH: MFQSTEIGIDLGTANILVYSKNKGIILNEPSVVAVDTTTKAVLAIGTDAKNMIGKTPGKIVAVRPMKDGVIADYDMTTDLLKHIMKKAAKSIGMSFRKPNVVVCTPSGSTAVERRAISDAVKNCGAKNVHLIEEPVAAAIGADLPVDEPVANVVVDIGGGTTEVAIISFGGVVSCHSIRIGGDQLDEDIVSFVRKKYNLLIGERTAEQIKMEIGHALIEHVPDAMEIRGRDLVTGLPKTIMLQSNEIQDAMRESLLHILEAIRATLEDCPPELSGDIVDRGVILTGGGALLNGIKEWLTEEIVVPVHVAQNPLESVAIGTGRSLEVIDKLQKAIK; encoded by the coding sequence ATGTTTCAATCAACTGAAATCGGGATTGACTTAGGAACAGCTAATATACTTGTGTACAGCAAAAATAAAGGAATTATCTTAAATGAACCATCTGTAGTGGCAGTGGATACTACGACAAAAGCAGTCCTTGCGATCGGGACTGACGCGAAAAACATGATCGGGAAAACACCGGGAAAAATTGTCGCTGTCAGACCAATGAAAGATGGCGTGATTGCAGACTATGATATGACAACCGATTTGCTAAAGCACATTATGAAAAAAGCCGCAAAAAGCATCGGCATGTCGTTCAGAAAACCGAATGTAGTCGTTTGCACACCGTCAGGCTCGACAGCCGTAGAACGCCGTGCCATCAGTGACGCGGTGAAAAATTGCGGCGCGAAAAACGTCCATTTAATTGAAGAGCCGGTAGCAGCCGCCATCGGAGCGGATTTGCCGGTCGATGAGCCGGTTGCCAATGTGGTAGTAGATATCGGCGGAGGGACGACAGAGGTCGCCATCATTTCCTTCGGCGGCGTTGTTTCCTGCCACTCTATTAGAATCGGCGGAGACCAGCTTGATGAGGATATCGTTTCCTTCGTCCGGAAAAAATACAATTTGCTGATTGGTGAACGGACAGCTGAGCAGATCAAAATGGAGATTGGCCATGCTTTAATTGAGCATGTTCCTGATGCAATGGAAATCCGGGGACGCGATCTCGTGACAGGCCTTCCCAAAACCATTATGCTTCAATCTAACGAAATTCAAGATGCAATGCGTGAATCTCTCCTGCATATTCTTGAAGCCATCAGAGCTACACTTGAGGACTGCCCGCCTGAATTGAGCGGAGATATTGTTGACCGCGGCGTCATTTTAACAGGCGGCGGCGCGCTCCTTAACGGGATTAAAGAATGGCTCACAGAAGAGATTGTCGTGCCTGTACACGTGGCGCAAAACCCGCTTGAATCTGTGGCAATTGGAACCGGCCGTTCTTTAGAAGTGATTGATAAGCTTCAAAAGGCGATTAAATAG
- a CDS encoding gamma-glutamylcyclotransferase: MHMLLFVYGTLRKHEKNHHLLAQSVCINEQARTKGCLFDSNEGPAAAFDDEGYICGELYEADEWCIHKLDQFYQGSEKHTVLVETDDGIKKALVYDMDKTKYAGFSKISSGDWKEHQMISKSQNPVYYFAYGSCMDNARFQKAGVEHYFQDPVGRAVLKGYTTRFTLKREDGSRADMMEDGGTTEGVLYRIPFSALTYLYKREGVASLAYRPAFVDVEAGGERYTDCLTFLVLQKEPETAPPQHYQVEIERGAEMYLSSEFAEKLKWHMNSLPKG, encoded by the coding sequence ATACACATGCTGCTGTTTGTATATGGGACATTAAGAAAACATGAAAAAAATCATCATCTGCTTGCGCAGTCGGTATGTATCAATGAGCAGGCAAGAACGAAGGGATGTCTGTTTGATTCAAATGAGGGGCCTGCAGCCGCTTTTGATGATGAAGGCTATATATGCGGCGAGTTATATGAAGCAGATGAATGGTGTATACATAAGCTCGATCAATTTTATCAAGGTAGTGAAAAACATACGGTCCTTGTAGAAACGGATGACGGAATCAAAAAAGCGCTTGTTTATGATATGGACAAAACCAAATATGCCGGCTTTTCAAAAATTAGCAGCGGTGACTGGAAAGAACATCAAATGATCAGCAAATCGCAAAATCCTGTTTATTATTTTGCTTATGGGTCCTGCATGGACAATGCCCGCTTTCAAAAGGCGGGAGTCGAACACTATTTTCAAGATCCAGTAGGGAGAGCGGTTTTAAAAGGATATACAACCCGCTTCACCCTAAAAAGGGAAGACGGCTCAAGAGCGGATATGATGGAAGACGGAGGAACAACAGAAGGCGTTTTATATCGTATTCCTTTCTCTGCTCTCACTTATTTATATAAAAGGGAGGGCGTAGCATCTCTTGCGTATCGGCCGGCCTTTGTAGACGTTGAAGCAGGTGGGGAGCGCTATACAGATTGCTTAACCTTTCTCGTTCTCCAAAAAGAACCGGAAACTGCCCCGCCTCAGCACTATCAGGTTGAAATTGAACGCGGAGCGGAGATGTATTTGTCATCGGAGTTTGCTGAAAAGCTCAAGTGGCATATGAATTCCCTGCCAAAAGGGTAA